A region from the Gemmatimonadaceae bacterium genome encodes:
- a CDS encoding M20/M25/M40 family metallo-hydrolase, with protein MLNPSSIAFLKRLLDTPGPSGYEAAAGRVWREEAAGFTKHVSTDVAGNCMAEVNPSGTPTIMLDGHLDEIGLIVQYIDDDGFIYVSPIGGWDPQVLVGQRIRFLGHGGDVVGVVGKKPIHLMKNSDREHASKMTDLWVDIGASNRAEVEQRLQIGDAGVIDSRSVDFPNGRLVSRSIDNRIGAFVILEALRRYSENPGSARVVAAATVQEEIAWHGGGALVCAHCINPQMAIVVDVTFATDHPNLEKKELGEHKMGSGPVVSRGALISPVVFDLIRDTAQTKKIPFSVHAVGRDTSTNADAIHIAREGVATALVSIPNRYMHSPNEMISLEDVDKTATLLAEACRAVPATIDLTAR; from the coding sequence ATGCTGAACCCGTCCTCGATCGCGTTCCTGAAACGCTTGTTGGATACGCCGGGCCCATCGGGCTATGAGGCTGCCGCAGGCCGAGTGTGGCGAGAAGAGGCCGCAGGATTCACGAAACACGTGAGCACGGACGTCGCCGGCAACTGCATGGCCGAGGTGAATCCAAGCGGTACACCGACGATCATGCTCGATGGGCACCTCGACGAGATCGGTCTGATCGTGCAGTACATCGACGACGATGGGTTTATCTACGTCTCTCCCATTGGCGGTTGGGATCCGCAGGTCCTCGTTGGTCAGCGCATTCGCTTTCTTGGCCACGGCGGTGACGTCGTCGGTGTCGTTGGCAAGAAGCCGATTCACCTCATGAAGAACAGCGACCGCGAGCACGCCTCGAAGATGACTGATCTTTGGGTCGACATCGGCGCATCGAACCGCGCCGAAGTGGAGCAGCGCCTGCAAATCGGTGATGCAGGTGTGATCGATTCCAGAAGCGTCGATTTTCCCAATGGACGTCTCGTCTCGCGCTCGATCGACAACCGCATCGGCGCGTTCGTCATACTGGAGGCGCTGCGTCGGTACTCCGAGAATCCCGGATCGGCGCGGGTCGTGGCCGCTGCGACCGTACAGGAAGAAATTGCCTGGCACGGTGGCGGTGCGCTCGTTTGCGCGCATTGCATCAATCCGCAGATGGCCATCGTCGTCGACGTGACGTTCGCGACCGACCATCCGAATCTCGAGAAGAAAGAGCTCGGCGAACACAAGATGGGTTCCGGCCCGGTGGTTAGCCGCGGCGCCCTGATCTCGCCTGTGGTGTTCGATCTCATTCGCGATACGGCACAGACGAAGAAGATTCCCTTCTCAGTGCATGCGGTGGGGCGGGACACGTCGACCAATGCCGACGCGATCCACATCGCTCGAGAGGGCGTGGCGACGGCGCTCGTCTCGATTCCCAACCGCTACATGCATTCGCCTAACGAGATGATCAGCCTCGAGGACGTCGATAAAACGGCGACGCTG
- a CDS encoding TonB-dependent receptor has translation MLRSRPRTAALSACVRRCVPVLLLPAFASVSAQSVGAISGTVRDSTGTPIPGVEVVLLQLKGAVHSDSLGVFRFPSIAAGKHELHFRRLGFAPKSLDTAITEGKTLALNVVLEASATEIEGVTVEELARRRQILADFYDRSSRGFGHFVTREDIEKRNPMNLSDMMRMIPGARLVPLRGGGQATLRFNRASMGGRDCPPQYWVDGVKAYGLNIDDIVPQDVEGIEIYEGAATVPPQFNTKEGTTICGVVVIWTRIPGT, from the coding sequence ATGTTACGCTCGCGCCCACGGACGGCGGCGTTGTCTGCTTGCGTCCGGCGTTGTGTACCCGTGCTGCTGCTACCGGCGTTCGCATCGGTGTCCGCGCAGTCCGTGGGTGCGATTTCCGGCACCGTGCGCGACTCGACCGGTACGCCCATTCCCGGCGTCGAGGTCGTGTTGCTGCAGCTCAAAGGCGCGGTGCACTCCGATAGTCTCGGCGTCTTCCGCTTCCCCAGCATTGCTGCCGGAAAGCATGAGCTCCACTTCCGCCGGCTCGGCTTCGCACCGAAGTCCCTCGACACGGCGATCACAGAGGGAAAAACGCTCGCGCTCAACGTCGTGCTCGAGGCCTCGGCGACGGAAATCGAAGGCGTAACGGTCGAAGAGCTCGCGCGCCGCCGTCAAATACTCGCCGACTTCTACGACCGCAGCTCGCGGGGCTTCGGTCATTTCGTAACTCGAGAGGACATCGAGAAACGAAACCCGATGAACCTGAGTGACATGATGCGAATGATCCCCGGCGCTCGTCTCGTTCCGCTGCGCGGTGGCGGCCAAGCCACGCTGCGCTTCAACCGGGCGTCGATGGGCGGACGCGATTGTCCGCCCCAGTACTGGGTCGATGGGGTGAAGGCGTACGGCCTCAACATCGACGACATCGTCCCGCAAGACGTCGAAGGCATCGAGATCTACGAAGGCGCCGCAACGGTACCACCGCAGTTCAACACGAAGGAAGGAACCACCATCTGCGGCGTCGTCGTCATCTGGACGCGGATTCCGGGTACATAG